TGGAAAAAAGAAAAGAATAAATAAACAGATTACCACGTCCTAAAGTCCTCGTAATGACATTTACATTTTGTTAATACGAAATAGTATTATACTTATTCATTATTCTTAACAAGACTCTCAATAGCATAAAACAAACGATTCTGAGCATTATCTTGCGACCCAAAAAAGGATCGAAACAATTCACCTTTTTCTGAAATTAAAACCCATTGAGGCGTTCCTTCTGCCTTAAATTGGTCAAAAACTTGGTGATGTTCATCAATATAAATCGGAAACGGATTCTCGCCACTGGTAAAAACACTTTTAATGGACGCTTTTGTTGCTTCTCTATTTACAAAATTAGCATGAATACCTAAAACTTGAATAGCTGGATATTGTTGCTGAAATTGATAAGCCAAAGGAATTGCGCGTCCTGTACAACCTAAACAATCATTATTATAAATAATAAGTAGCAGCACTTTATCAGAATATTTTTTCATTAAATCTACAGCAAATCCATCTAAGTCTAAAACGGATATTGATTGTATTCTATTATTCATTTTTAGTTATTTATGATTTATAAATGCTTTTAAATTTAAGGATGTAAAATAATAGTAGTATAAAGTGTGTAAAATAAATAAACTCGTTAAATTTAAAATAGTATTTA
The window above is part of the Polaribacter sp. SA4-12 genome. Proteins encoded here:
- a CDS encoding TlpA family protein disulfide reductase, giving the protein MNNRIQSISVLDLDGFAVDLMKKYSDKVLLLIIYNNDCLGCTGRAIPLAYQFQQQYPAIQVLGIHANFVNREATKASIKSVFTSGENPFPIYIDEHHQVFDQFKAEGTPQWVLISEKGELFRSFFGSQDNAQNRLFYAIESLVKNNE